One segment of Marvinbryantia formatexigens DSM 14469 DNA contains the following:
- a CDS encoding ABC transporter ATP-binding protein, translated as MAKNKPEGYLSARESRRISKENRRITNELEKKRKRKNVPESEYTVKMHDPNNAVEFDNLHTYFFTDAGTVRSVDGVSFEVPIGKTVGVVGESGCGKSVTSLSLMQLLQRPQGQIVEGEIRLNLGDKAVDIAKAPEEVIRHLRGNYVSMIFQEPMTSLNPVFRIGAQLDEVINLHDGEGKSKEEVKARTIELLEMVGIANSEGVYTMYPHELSGGMRQRVCIAMALACNPKIIIADEPTTALDVTIQAQVLDLLRNLKDKINSSIMFITHDLGVIAEMADYVVVMYAGRVVEKGTAEDIFFHPAHPYTIGLMASKPVVGKQVDKLYSIPGKVPNPINMPDYCYFKDRCEMCVAQCDGEYPCEISLSETHKVSCYRYYGKEGGEAK; from the coding sequence ATGGCAAAAAATAAACCAGAGGGCTACCTCTCTGCCAGAGAGTCCCGGCGGATTTCAAAGGAAAACCGCAGAATTACAAATGAACTGGAAAAAAAGCGCAAGCGCAAAAACGTTCCGGAGAGCGAGTATACCGTGAAGATGCACGACCCGAACAACGCCGTGGAATTTGACAACCTGCATACCTATTTCTTTACGGATGCGGGTACGGTCAGAAGCGTGGACGGCGTAAGCTTCGAGGTGCCGATTGGCAAAACCGTCGGCGTGGTAGGCGAATCCGGCTGCGGAAAGTCCGTTACCAGCCTCTCACTGATGCAGCTTCTTCAGCGTCCGCAGGGGCAGATCGTGGAGGGCGAGATTCGTCTGAACCTGGGCGACAAGGCGGTGGATATCGCGAAGGCGCCGGAGGAGGTTATCCGGCATCTGCGCGGAAATTATGTGTCCATGATTTTCCAGGAGCCGATGACCTCTCTGAACCCGGTGTTCCGCATCGGCGCGCAGCTTGACGAGGTCATCAATCTGCACGACGGCGAGGGCAAGAGTAAAGAAGAGGTGAAGGCGCGCACCATCGAGCTGCTGGAAATGGTGGGTATCGCAAACAGCGAGGGCGTTTACACGATGTATCCGCACGAGCTCTCCGGCGGTATGCGCCAGCGTGTCTGCATTGCAATGGCGCTTGCCTGCAACCCGAAGATCATTATCGCGGACGAGCCTACGACGGCGCTGGACGTTACTATCCAGGCGCAGGTGCTCGACCTTCTGCGCAACTTAAAGGATAAGATTAATTCGTCAATTATGTTTATCACGCACGACCTGGGCGTTATCGCCGAAATGGCGGATTACGTGGTGGTTATGTACGCCGGACGCGTGGTGGAGAAGGGCACGGCGGAGGATATTTTCTTCCATCCGGCGCATCCGTACACCATCGGTCTGATGGCGTCGAAGCCGGTGGTCGGCAAGCAGGTGGATAAGCTGTATTCCATTCCGGGCAAGGTGCCAAACCCGATCAACATGCCGGATTACTGCTATTTTAAGGACCGCTGCGAGATGTGCGTGGCACAGTGCGACGGTGAGTACCCTTGCGAAATCAGTCTGTCTGAGACGCACAAGGTATCCTGCTACCGCTACTATGGAAAGGAAGGAGGGGAGGCAAAATGA
- a CDS encoding ABC transporter ATP-binding protein — MSLNKEAAGGKEPVTYDPQYILMVNDLKKYFPIKGGMMGKTVGQVKAVDGVTFNLKRGTTMGLVGESGCGKTTTGRTILRLSGEKTGGQVLFNGQEVYDLPAKEMRALRTKMQIIFQDPFSSLSPRLPVGEIIGEAVREHKLVPKEEYNDYIDKIMDNCGLQPFHKDRYPHEFSGGQRQRICIARALALNPEFVVCDEPVSALDVSIQAQIINLLKDLQEQYALTYLFISHDLSVVEHISDTVGVMYLGNLVEYGATADIFRNPLHPYTKALFSAIPIPDPTAKMNRIVLEGSIPSPANPPSGCKFHTRCANCMNRCKEEAPVQKEMEPGHFVACHLYDK, encoded by the coding sequence ATGAGTTTAAATAAAGAAGCTGCCGGCGGGAAAGAGCCGGTTACCTACGACCCGCAGTACATCCTTATGGTCAATGATTTGAAGAAATATTTTCCGATCAAGGGCGGCATGATGGGCAAAACGGTCGGACAGGTGAAAGCGGTGGACGGCGTTACCTTTAATTTAAAGCGCGGCACCACAATGGGACTGGTCGGGGAATCCGGCTGCGGAAAAACAACGACTGGACGCACCATTCTGCGCCTCTCCGGAGAAAAAACGGGCGGACAGGTGCTGTTTAACGGACAGGAGGTCTACGACCTTCCGGCGAAGGAAATGCGCGCGCTGCGCACGAAGATGCAGATTATCTTCCAGGACCCGTTTTCCAGTCTTTCCCCGCGTTTGCCGGTGGGGGAGATCATCGGCGAAGCAGTGCGTGAGCATAAGCTGGTCCCCAAAGAAGAATACAACGATTATATTGATAAGATCATGGACAACTGCGGACTTCAGCCCTTCCATAAGGACCGCTATCCGCATGAGTTTTCCGGCGGACAGCGCCAGCGTATCTGTATTGCGCGCGCGCTTGCCCTCAATCCGGAGTTCGTGGTCTGCGACGAGCCGGTTTCCGCGCTGGACGTTTCTATCCAGGCGCAGATTATCAACCTGCTGAAGGATCTGCAGGAGCAGTATGCGCTGACCTACCTGTTTATTTCCCACGACCTTTCCGTGGTCGAGCATATTTCGGACACGGTCGGCGTGATGTATCTCGGAAATCTGGTGGAGTATGGTGCGACGGCAGATATTTTCCGCAATCCTCTGCATCCGTACACGAAAGCGCTTTTCTCCGCGATTCCGATTCCGGATCCGACCGCGAAGATGAACCGTATCGTGCTGGAGGGATCCATTCCCTCACCGGCAAATCCGCCGTCGGGCTGCAAGTTCCACACCCGCTGCGCGAACTGCATGAACCGCTGCAAGGAAGAGGCGCCCGTCCAGAAGGAGATGGAGCCGGGACACTTCGTGGCGTGCCATCTGTACGATAAATGA